One window of Nocardia nova SH22a genomic DNA carries:
- a CDS encoding VOC family protein, which yields MDMKLEVVVLPVTDVDRAKTFYTERLGFRLDADFPVDDGYRVVQVTPPGSECSIILGTGVSGAAPGSLHGLHLIVTDIEKAVAELTAQGIAVEGPFRDATGIFHHAGTASRVTGADPERRSYGSFAAFTDPDGNGWFLQEVTQRAPGR from the coding sequence ATGGATATGAAACTCGAAGTAGTCGTACTGCCCGTCACCGATGTCGATCGCGCCAAGACCTTCTACACCGAACGGCTCGGGTTCCGGCTCGACGCCGATTTCCCGGTCGACGACGGCTATCGGGTGGTCCAGGTGACCCCGCCCGGTTCGGAATGCTCGATCATCCTGGGTACCGGTGTCAGCGGCGCCGCGCCCGGCAGTCTGCACGGGCTGCACCTGATCGTCACCGATATCGAGAAGGCGGTCGCCGAGTTGACCGCGCAGGGTATTGCCGTCGAAGGTCCGTTCCGCGATGCCACCGGCATCTTCCATCACGCCGGGACCGCGAGCCGGGTTACGGGCGCCGATCCCGAGCGACGCAGCTACGGCTCGTTCGCCGCGTTCACCGATCCCGACGGTAACGGCTGGTTCCTGCAGGAAGTCACTCAGCGCGCCCCCGGCCGCTGA
- a CDS encoding ribbon-helix-helix domain-containing protein, whose product MRVEKSVYLDEEQALRLKQAAEATGRSAADLILEGVDLVLLRAARG is encoded by the coding sequence ATGAGGGTCGAGAAGAGTGTGTATCTCGATGAGGAGCAGGCATTGCGGCTGAAGCAGGCGGCTGAGGCGACGGGGCGGTCCGCAGCGGATCTCATTCTGGAAGGTGTCGATCTCGTGCTGCTACGCGCTGCGCGAGGGTGA
- a CDS encoding DUF2283 domain-containing protein, whose product MHVTYDPYADAAYLALKHPLGEGEAVRQQVVPLRGADMVLDFDDKDVLLGIEIIGAGAVLPDALLRAALSPGR is encoded by the coding sequence ATGCACGTGACCTACGACCCGTACGCCGATGCCGCCTACCTCGCGCTGAAGCACCCCCTCGGCGAGGGCGAGGCGGTCCGGCAGCAGGTTGTCCCCCTTCGTGGTGCCGACATGGTGCTCGACTTCGACGACAAGGACGTGTTGCTCGGCATCGAGATCATCGGCGCGGGCGCGGTCCTGCCGGATGCGCTCCTGCGCGCGGCACTGTCCCCGGGCCGGTGA
- the narI gene encoding respiratory nitrate reductase subunit gamma, with protein MSSTVWATLPYIAFTSFVLGHLWRYRNDQFGWTTRSSQVYESRLLRLGSPLFHFGMLGVIGGHVLGVLIPQSWTDAVGISEHLYHVVAVSAGSVAGLAVIAGIAILAYRRLSIPAVRRATTTNDKFMYVLLAAALITGLLNTVGSNLLWGTYNYRETVSPWFRSLFTAHPHPELMVGTPWTFQAHGLIVLTLIGIWPYTRLVHMFSAPVGYLVRPYVVYRSKPAGTTNKRKYARAWQSPVVPPTR; from the coding sequence ATGAGTTCCACCGTCTGGGCGACCCTGCCCTACATCGCCTTCACCTCGTTCGTCCTGGGGCATCTGTGGCGCTACCGCAACGACCAATTCGGCTGGACCACAAGGTCTTCGCAGGTCTACGAGTCCCGGCTGCTGCGGCTGGGCAGTCCGCTGTTCCACTTCGGCATGCTGGGTGTGATCGGCGGACATGTTCTCGGCGTGCTGATTCCGCAGTCGTGGACCGATGCGGTCGGCATCTCCGAGCATCTCTACCACGTGGTCGCGGTCTCGGCGGGTTCGGTCGCGGGCCTCGCCGTGATCGCCGGAATCGCGATCCTCGCCTACCGTCGCCTGAGCATCCCCGCGGTCCGCAGGGCCACCACCACCAACGACAAGTTCATGTACGTGCTGCTGGCCGCCGCCCTGATCACCGGCCTGCTCAACACGGTCGGCAGCAATCTGCTGTGGGGCACCTACAACTACCGCGAGACCGTATCCCCCTGGTTCCGCAGCCTTTTCACCGCACACCCCCATCCCGAACTGATGGTCGGCACCCCCTGGACCTTCCAGGCCCACGGCCTGATCGTGCTCACCCTCATCGGCATCTGGCCCTACACCCGCCTGGTCCACATGTTCAGCGCCCCCGTCGGCTACCTCGTGCGCCCCTACGTCGTCTACCGCAGCAAACCGGCCGGCACCACGAACAAGCGAAAGTACGCCCGCGCCTGGCAGTCCCCGGTGGTACCGCCGACCCGCTGA
- the narJ gene encoding nitrate reductase molybdenum cofactor assembly chaperone yields MNLLKLRKRPTPVVEMSERGRLLVWRISALILDYPRPESLALLDTMSDAISELPNPVRENLSRLLAHLTATDAHTLARDYVETFDLRRRASLHLTYYAYGDTRKRGMALLRFKHAYRHAGAELSDHELPDHLPVLLEFAATVDPVGGERLLGEHVPVLEMLRLSLTDSGSPYADALAAVLATLPPPTTADRRRIAELAAQGPPDEDVGLEPYSLNSETMHPAMNPDLYSPPSNDSCGTAAPFATSGDRR; encoded by the coding sequence ATGAATTTGCTGAAACTGCGCAAGCGCCCCACCCCGGTCGTCGAGATGTCCGAGCGCGGCCGACTGCTGGTGTGGCGCATCTCGGCGCTGATACTCGACTATCCCCGGCCGGAATCGCTGGCTCTGCTCGACACGATGTCCGATGCGATCTCCGAACTCCCGAATCCGGTGCGCGAGAACCTGTCCCGGCTGCTCGCCCACCTCACCGCCACCGATGCGCACACCTTGGCGCGGGACTACGTCGAGACCTTCGATCTACGCCGCCGGGCCAGCCTGCATCTGACCTACTACGCCTACGGCGACACCCGCAAACGGGGCATGGCGCTGCTGCGATTCAAACACGCCTACCGGCACGCCGGGGCCGAGCTTTCCGATCATGAACTGCCCGACCATCTTCCGGTGCTGCTGGAATTCGCCGCCACCGTCGATCCGGTCGGCGGCGAACGCCTGCTCGGTGAGCACGTGCCGGTGCTGGAGATGCTGCGGCTGTCGCTCACCGACAGCGGCTCCCCGTACGCCGATGCCCTGGCCGCCGTGCTGGCGACGCTGCCGCCGCCCACCACGGCCGATCGCCGCCGGATCGCCGAACTGGCCGCGCAGGGCCCGCCCGACGAGGATGTCGGGCTGGAGCCGTACTCGCTCAACAGCGAGACGATGCATCCCGCCATGAACCCCGACCTGTATTCCCCGCCCTCGAACGATAGCTGCGGCACCGCAGCGCCTTTCGCCACCTCCGGAGACCGACGATGA
- the narH gene encoding nitrate reductase subunit beta: MAQLAMVMNLDKCIGCHTCSVTCKQAWTNRGGTEYVWFNNVETRPGQGYPRGYQDQEKWKGGWKLDRRGRLTLKSGSRMKRLLNIFANPDLPTVSDYYDPWSYDYDNLLSAPAMDTTPVARPKSLITGEDTKVTWGANWDDDLGSGPEQVGRDPLLSRLSEQVKLEFEQTFMFYLPRICEHCLNPSCGASCPSGAIYKRAEDGIVLVDQDKCRGWRQCITGCPYKKIYFNHKTGKAEKCTFCYPRVEVGIPTVCSETCVGRLRYIGVLLYDADAVLEAASVTDETQLYPSQLGVFLNPHDPRVIAEAERASISPEWIAAAQDSPVYQLIVDYKIALPLHPEYRTMPMVWYVPPLSPMVDVLSETGHDGEDAGNLFGAIDTLRIPVEYLAELFTAGDVEPVRAALQRLAGMRAFMRSINLGQEPDLSIPGAVGLEPEEIEAMYRLLAIAKYEHRYVIPSGATSRAHELDSLATGCSLDGDGGPGMTAFDVTSEKFALVDANMAAPEEKSTRINLLNWNGGSTEGLVPARNGTAGGGAAHGDRSAPDGHVSANSHAPGADSGASNGHRGANGHGADGNGRARTNGSGEVEYEHVTPETTGTPR, encoded by the coding sequence ATGGCACAGCTGGCCATGGTGATGAACCTGGACAAGTGCATCGGCTGCCACACCTGCAGCGTCACCTGCAAACAGGCGTGGACCAATCGCGGCGGCACCGAATACGTCTGGTTCAACAATGTGGAAACCCGCCCGGGACAGGGATATCCGCGCGGATACCAGGATCAGGAGAAGTGGAAGGGCGGCTGGAAACTCGACCGCCGGGGACGGCTCACGCTGAAGTCCGGTTCGCGAATGAAGCGGCTGCTCAACATCTTCGCCAATCCCGATCTGCCCACGGTGTCGGACTACTACGACCCGTGGAGCTACGACTACGACAATCTGCTGTCGGCGCCGGCCATGGACACCACGCCGGTGGCGCGGCCGAAATCGCTGATCACCGGCGAGGATACGAAGGTCACCTGGGGTGCGAACTGGGACGACGACCTGGGTTCGGGTCCGGAGCAGGTGGGCCGGGACCCGCTGCTGTCGCGGCTGTCCGAACAGGTCAAACTCGAGTTCGAGCAGACCTTCATGTTCTATCTGCCGCGCATCTGCGAGCACTGCCTGAACCCGTCCTGCGGCGCCTCGTGCCCGTCCGGCGCGATCTACAAGCGCGCCGAGGACGGCATCGTGCTGGTCGATCAGGACAAATGCCGGGGCTGGCGGCAGTGCATCACCGGCTGTCCCTACAAGAAGATCTACTTCAACCACAAGACGGGCAAGGCCGAGAAGTGCACGTTCTGCTATCCGCGCGTGGAGGTCGGCATTCCGACCGTGTGCTCGGAGACCTGTGTGGGACGGCTGCGCTACATCGGTGTGCTGCTCTACGACGCCGACGCCGTACTCGAGGCCGCGTCGGTCACCGATGAGACGCAGCTGTACCCGTCCCAGCTCGGCGTATTCCTCAATCCGCACGATCCGCGCGTGATCGCGGAGGCCGAACGCGCGAGCATCTCACCGGAATGGATTGCGGCGGCCCAGGATTCGCCGGTCTACCAGCTGATCGTGGACTACAAGATCGCGCTGCCGCTGCATCCGGAATACCGCACCATGCCGATGGTCTGGTACGTGCCGCCGCTGTCGCCGATGGTGGATGTGCTGTCGGAGACCGGGCACGACGGGGAGGATGCCGGGAATCTGTTCGGCGCCATCGACACCCTGCGAATTCCGGTGGAGTATCTGGCCGAACTGTTCACCGCCGGTGATGTCGAACCGGTGCGCGCGGCCCTGCAGCGGCTGGCGGGGATGCGTGCGTTCATGCGCTCGATCAATCTGGGCCAGGAACCGGATCTGTCGATTCCCGGCGCCGTGGGCCTCGAACCGGAGGAGATCGAGGCGATGTACCGGCTGCTCGCCATCGCCAAATACGAACACCGGTATGTGATTCCGTCCGGTGCGACCTCGCGGGCGCACGAACTGGATTCGCTGGCCACCGGATGCAGTCTCGACGGCGACGGCGGGCCGGGGATGACGGCGTTCGATGTGACATCGGAGAAGTTCGCGCTGGTGGATGCGAATATGGCCGCGCCGGAGGAGAAGTCGACGCGGATCAATCTGCTCAACTGGAACGGCGGGTCGACCGAGGGGCTGGTTCCGGCGCGTAACGGGACAGCAGGTGGGGGCGCGGCGCACGGCGATCGGAGCGCTCCCGATGGGCATGTCTCCGCCAACAGTCACGCGCCAGGCGCTGATTCCGGGGCGTCGAACGGGCACCGGGGCGCGAATGGACACGGCGCCGACGGAAACGGGAGGGCTCGGACCAACGGCAGTGGCGAGGTTGAATACGAGCATGTCACCCCGGAGACCACAGGGACTCCTCGGTGA
- a CDS encoding nitrate reductase subunit alpha, with the protein MGRYFQRGEVSEDLRTVHKVGGREADEFYRDRWAHDKVVRSTHGVNCTGSCSWKIYVSDGVITWESQQTDYPSVGADKPEYEPRGCPRGASFSWYTYSPARVRYPYVRGVLLEMYRDAKARWKDPVLAWADIVSDAERAKIYKSARGKGGFVRAEWWEAAEIAAAAHVHTIKKYGPDRIAGFSPIPAMSMVSHAIGARFISLLGGSMLSFYDWYADLPVASPQVFGDQTDVPESADWFDAGYLIMWGSNVPVTRTPDAHYMTEARYRGQKVVVVSPDYADNTKFADEWLPARPGTDAALAMAMGHVVLREFFVERTTPRFDDYIKRYTDLPFLVTLDERDGGWNGDGEYQGRTWLPGKFLTAADLAAAGHTEFDVDNADHKTVLLDGDGNPVVPNGTLGDRFGDSGAGRWNLDLGSVDPLSTLYGRTDDAAAVQFPRFDADSAIVTRSVPTTTVAGRRVTTVFDLLLAQYGVGRPGLCGDWATGYDDDSAPYTPAWQEQITGVPAAQAIRIAREFADNADRSGGRSMILMGAGTNHWFHSDQIYRAFFTLTLLTGCQGVNGGGWAHYVGQEKCRPVTGWSTLAFGLDWQRPPRQMQGTVFWYLTNDQWRYDPFTSESFSSPLGSGIFAGRTAADNIALASRLGWMPSYPTFDRNPLDLVDDAAAAGKTPQDYVVDGLKSGELNFACEDPDAPENFPRVLTVWRANLLGSSGKGNEYFHRHLLGADSNLQADDSAGVRPAEVRWREQAPTGKLDLLMSMDFRMTSTTLFSDIVFPAATWYEKHDLSSTDMHPFVHAFSPAISPPWEAKTDFEAFHRIARGFSWLAEKHLGVRKDLVAMPLQHDSADALAQARGRVLDWKAGECEPIPGRTMPKLVVVERDYPKLAEKMAALGPLIETLGVTTKGVTTIPDAEVDYLRGVNGTVVSGVAQGRPSLAKDTHAAEAVLALSGTTNGRLAVEGFHALEQRTGTELADLAAEHEGKRITFADTQARPVPVITSPEWSGSETGGRRYSPFTINTERLKPWHTLTGRQHFYLDHDWMIELGEQLPIFRPPLDMSALFREPEIGRVGRRGVTVRYLTPHSKWSIHSAYQDNLHMLTLSRGGQAIWMSDRDAAKIGVADNDWIEAVNRNGVVVARAIVSHRMPEGTVFMYHAQDRAVDVPRIEGTPELRAGRGKRGGIHNALTRIMIKPTHLIGGYAQQSFALNYHGPTGNQRDEVTTIRKRSQEVEY; encoded by the coding sequence ATGGGCAGGTACTTCCAGCGTGGTGAGGTGTCCGAGGATCTGCGCACGGTGCACAAGGTCGGCGGGCGCGAGGCCGACGAGTTCTATCGCGACCGGTGGGCCCACGACAAGGTGGTGCGCTCCACACACGGTGTGAACTGCACCGGATCGTGTTCGTGGAAGATCTATGTCTCCGACGGTGTGATCACCTGGGAGTCGCAGCAGACCGACTATCCGTCGGTGGGCGCCGACAAACCGGAGTACGAGCCGCGCGGCTGTCCCCGCGGAGCCAGCTTCTCCTGGTACACATACAGTCCCGCGCGCGTGCGGTACCCGTATGTGCGCGGAGTTCTGCTCGAGATGTACCGAGATGCCAAGGCGCGCTGGAAGGATCCGGTCCTCGCCTGGGCCGACATCGTCTCCGACGCCGAGCGGGCGAAGATCTACAAGTCCGCGCGCGGCAAGGGCGGATTCGTGCGGGCGGAATGGTGGGAGGCGGCCGAAATCGCCGCCGCCGCACACGTTCACACGATCAAGAAGTACGGCCCCGACCGCATCGCCGGATTCTCGCCGATCCCCGCTATGTCCATGGTCTCGCATGCGATCGGCGCCCGCTTCATCTCGCTGCTCGGCGGATCGATGCTGTCGTTCTACGACTGGTACGCCGACCTGCCCGTGGCCTCCCCGCAGGTCTTCGGCGACCAGACCGACGTGCCCGAATCCGCCGACTGGTTCGACGCGGGCTACCTGATCATGTGGGGTTCCAACGTCCCCGTCACCCGAACCCCCGACGCGCACTACATGACCGAGGCCCGCTATCGCGGTCAGAAGGTCGTGGTGGTCTCGCCCGACTACGCCGACAACACCAAGTTCGCCGACGAGTGGCTGCCCGCGCGGCCGGGCACCGATGCGGCGCTGGCGATGGCGATGGGGCATGTCGTGCTCCGCGAATTCTTCGTGGAGCGCACGACGCCCCGCTTCGACGACTACATCAAGCGCTACACCGATCTGCCGTTCCTCGTCACACTCGACGAACGCGACGGCGGCTGGAACGGCGACGGCGAATACCAGGGCCGCACCTGGCTGCCCGGAAAGTTCCTCACCGCGGCCGATCTCGCGGCGGCCGGGCACACCGAATTCGATGTGGACAATGCCGACCACAAGACCGTGTTGCTGGACGGCGACGGAAATCCGGTGGTGCCCAACGGAACTCTGGGCGACCGATTCGGCGACTCCGGCGCCGGTCGCTGGAATCTCGACCTGGGGTCGGTCGACCCCCTGTCGACTCTGTACGGCCGCACCGACGATGCTGCGGCCGTACAGTTCCCGCGTTTCGACGCCGACTCCGCGATCGTCACCCGATCCGTGCCCACGACGACGGTGGCCGGGCGCCGGGTCACCACCGTCTTCGATCTGCTGCTGGCGCAATACGGTGTGGGTCGTCCGGGCCTGTGCGGTGACTGGGCCACCGGATACGACGACGACTCCGCGCCCTACACACCCGCCTGGCAGGAGCAGATCACGGGAGTGCCCGCCGCACAGGCGATCCGCATCGCCCGCGAATTCGCCGACAACGCCGACCGTTCCGGCGGCCGGTCGATGATCCTGATGGGCGCGGGCACCAACCACTGGTTCCACTCCGATCAGATCTATCGCGCCTTCTTCACCCTCACCCTGCTCACCGGCTGCCAGGGCGTCAACGGCGGCGGCTGGGCGCACTACGTCGGTCAGGAGAAGTGCCGGCCGGTCACCGGCTGGTCCACCCTCGCCTTCGGTCTCGACTGGCAGCGACCGCCCCGCCAGATGCAGGGCACGGTGTTCTGGTACCTGACCAACGACCAGTGGCGCTACGACCCGTTCACCTCCGAATCCTTCTCCTCCCCACTGGGTTCGGGCATCTTCGCCGGGCGCACCGCCGCCGACAACATCGCGCTGGCCTCGCGGCTGGGCTGGATGCCGAGCTACCCCACCTTCGATCGCAATCCCCTCGATCTGGTCGACGACGCGGCGGCCGCGGGCAAGACGCCGCAGGACTATGTGGTCGACGGCCTGAAGTCCGGTGAGCTGAACTTCGCCTGCGAGGATCCCGACGCCCCGGAGAACTTCCCGCGCGTACTCACCGTCTGGCGGGCCAACCTGCTGGGGTCCTCCGGTAAGGGCAACGAGTACTTCCACCGGCATCTGCTGGGCGCGGACTCCAATCTGCAGGCCGACGATTCCGCCGGTGTGCGCCCGGCCGAGGTGCGCTGGCGTGAGCAGGCGCCGACCGGAAAGCTCGATCTGCTGATGTCGATGGACTTCCGGATGACCTCCACGACACTGTTCTCCGACATCGTGTTCCCGGCCGCGACCTGGTACGAGAAACACGATCTGTCCTCCACGGACATGCATCCGTTCGTACACGCCTTCTCCCCCGCCATCTCCCCGCCGTGGGAGGCGAAGACCGATTTCGAGGCATTCCACCGCATCGCGCGCGGCTTCTCCTGGCTGGCCGAGAAACATCTGGGGGTGCGCAAGGATCTCGTGGCGATGCCGCTCCAGCACGATTCGGCCGATGCGCTGGCCCAGGCGCGCGGGCGGGTGCTGGACTGGAAAGCCGGTGAATGCGAACCGATTCCGGGCCGCACGATGCCGAAACTCGTAGTGGTGGAGCGGGATTACCCGAAGCTGGCCGAGAAGATGGCGGCGCTGGGTCCGCTGATCGAAACACTCGGCGTCACGACCAAGGGCGTCACCACGATTCCCGATGCCGAGGTCGACTACCTCCGGGGCGTCAACGGCACCGTGGTTTCCGGTGTCGCACAGGGCCGCCCGTCACTGGCCAAGGACACCCACGCCGCGGAGGCCGTGCTGGCCCTGTCCGGCACCACCAACGGCCGGCTGGCGGTGGAGGGGTTCCACGCGCTCGAACAGCGCACCGGGACCGAGTTGGCCGATCTGGCCGCCGAACACGAGGGCAAGCGAATAACCTTCGCCGACACCCAGGCCCGGCCCGTTCCGGTGATCACCTCGCCGGAATGGTCCGGGTCCGAAACCGGCGGACGCCGGTACTCGCCGTTCACCATCAACACCGAGCGGCTCAAGCCCTGGCACACCCTCACCGGCCGCCAGCACTTCTACCTCGATCACGACTGGATGATCGAACTGGGAGAGCAACTTCCGATCTTCCGGCCGCCGCTGGACATGTCGGCGCTGTTCCGGGAGCCCGAAATCGGCAGGGTCGGCCGGCGAGGAGTCACCGTCCGCTACCTCACCCCGCATTCGAAGTGGTCCATCCACTCCGCCTATCAGGACAACCTGCACATGCTCACCCTCTCCCGGGGCGGGCAGGCGATCTGGATGTCCGATCGCGATGCCGCGAAAATCGGTGTGGCGGACAATGACTGGATCGAAGCGGTCAACCGCAACGGTGTGGTCGTGGCTCGCGCGATCGTCAGCCACCGCATGCCCGAGGGCACGGTCTTCATGTATCACGCCCAGGACCGCGCGGTCGACGTGCCGCGGATCGAGGGGACTCCGGAACTGCGGGCGGGCAGGGGCAAACGCGGCGGCATCCACAACGCCCTCACCCGCATCATGATCAAACCCACGCATCTGATCGGCGGCTACGCGCAGCAGTCGTTCGCGCTGAACTACCACGGGCCCACCGGAAATCAGCGCGACGAGGTCACCACGATCCGTAAACGCTCGCAGGAAGTGGAGTACTGA
- a CDS encoding helix-turn-helix domain-containing protein: MHVTWTGADATALRKALGLPQQRFADRLGIHVQTVKKWASRGTTIQLDEFYAGLMATLLDAATPEQRGHFHTRRQQVATPEPDVAGKGMDIAEWDSKSWSNDCATVTAELTRRDLMLDRRQATQALIGVVVGAKLLEPLEQWLQRVSQEPVAAITHGSIGIQEVEQLENAARMFREWDDQFGGGLRRRAVVGQLSEVNELLQDSHPPQIQRRLRRVLALLAEAAATMSWDSGLQTAAQEYYMLAVGSAKAAGDPALCANAMAGMARQLLSLNHYGTVSGRRDLEHQRAVDALEVIRLAQDQFGDAVTPTVRAMLYTREAWAYGKLDRPSAFRRTCDKAHRAFAAADPDCDPYWIRYFDAAELSGTLGGRLLEIARNDSGFAAEAAREIERAIELRVPGRLRSSALDRLGIVEARLLEGELDEAARLGHEALNTVEQTTSDRVRKKLLNVYSRTDHLAGVRSVAELRDRVRPLIIDTV, encoded by the coding sequence ATGCATGTCACGTGGACAGGTGCCGACGCAACCGCGTTGCGAAAAGCCCTGGGACTCCCGCAGCAGCGATTCGCCGACCGGCTCGGCATTCATGTGCAGACAGTGAAAAAGTGGGCCAGCCGAGGGACAACGATCCAACTCGATGAGTTCTACGCGGGGCTGATGGCGACACTGCTGGACGCAGCTACCCCGGAACAACGCGGGCACTTTCACACGAGACGCCAACAGGTCGCGACCCCAGAACCTGACGTTGCCGGAAAGGGCATGGATATCGCCGAGTGGGATTCGAAATCGTGGAGTAACGATTGCGCCACCGTGACGGCGGAACTGACCAGGAGAGATTTGATGCTGGACCGACGCCAGGCAACCCAAGCGCTGATCGGCGTGGTGGTCGGTGCGAAGCTGCTCGAACCGCTGGAACAGTGGCTGCAGCGCGTCAGTCAAGAGCCGGTAGCTGCCATTACCCACGGCAGCATCGGCATACAAGAGGTCGAGCAGTTGGAAAACGCGGCACGGATGTTTCGCGAGTGGGACGACCAATTCGGTGGTGGATTGCGTCGCAGAGCCGTGGTCGGCCAATTGAGCGAGGTAAATGAACTACTGCAGGACAGCCATCCACCGCAGATCCAGCGCCGACTACGGCGCGTACTGGCATTGCTTGCCGAAGCGGCAGCAACGATGTCCTGGGATTCAGGGTTGCAGACGGCGGCCCAGGAGTACTACATGCTGGCGGTGGGGTCGGCGAAGGCTGCGGGCGATCCGGCTTTGTGCGCGAACGCCATGGCAGGTATGGCCAGGCAGCTGCTGTCTCTGAACCATTACGGGACAGTCTCCGGTCGCCGGGACTTGGAACATCAGCGAGCGGTCGACGCGCTGGAGGTGATCCGGCTGGCGCAGGACCAATTCGGTGATGCGGTGACGCCGACAGTGCGCGCGATGCTCTACACCCGTGAGGCGTGGGCTTACGGGAAGCTCGATCGACCGTCGGCGTTCCGCCGGACCTGTGACAAGGCGCATCGGGCGTTCGCCGCCGCCGACCCCGACTGCGATCCGTACTGGATCCGATACTTCGATGCAGCCGAGCTTTCTGGGACGTTGGGCGGAAGACTGCTCGAGATCGCTCGCAACGACTCAGGATTCGCTGCGGAGGCGGCAAGGGAAATCGAGCGCGCAATCGAGTTGAGGGTCCCAGGACGGTTGCGGAGCTCGGCTCTGGACAGGCTGGGGATTGTGGAGGCGCGGCTGCTCGAAGGCGAGTTGGACGAAGCGGCGCGACTCGGGCATGAGGCATTGAACACGGTCGAGCAGACCACATCGGATCGCGTCCGGAAGAAGTTGCTGAACGTGTACAGCCGCACCGATCACCTCGCCGGTGTACGGTCCGTCGCCGAGCTGAGGGATCGGGTACGTCCACTGATCATCGACACCGTGTAG